One stretch of Brevibacillus laterosporus DNA includes these proteins:
- a CDS encoding amidohydrolase: protein MLQPMFDRLEQLFPELVDFRRDLHMYPELSFQEVKTPKKIAEYLRKLGLEVKTGVGGNGVLGILKGGKPGKTVALRADFDALPIQDEKEVAYKSCVPGVMHACGHDVHTAGLLGVAKVLSEHRAELPGTVVFIHQFAEELLPGGAISMIEAGCLDGVDVIYCAHVSSEHPVGVVGVKAGYLMAAADSFSIQITGKGGHGAYPHKTIDPLVIGSQLVLNLQQIVSRRVDPLQAAVLTVGSFQAGKAFNVIPHSVSLSGTVRTFNEDVRQTIETSLRQITKTTCEGAGATVTVEYERGYPAVCNEEKETERIHQLAKLLVGEEQAKVLEARMGAEDFAYYLQKVPGTFFYVGGRNPEINATYPHHHPMFDVDERSMLVTGKLFISAVMNYLTEGKMLPEVQEQKVGLGS from the coding sequence ATGCTACAACCAATGTTTGATCGTTTGGAACAGCTTTTCCCTGAACTAGTTGATTTTCGTCGAGATTTGCATATGTATCCAGAGCTTTCCTTTCAAGAAGTTAAAACGCCTAAAAAAATAGCAGAATATTTAAGAAAATTAGGGCTAGAGGTAAAAACAGGTGTAGGTGGGAATGGTGTATTGGGAATTTTGAAAGGGGGGAAACCAGGTAAGACGGTTGCTTTGCGAGCTGATTTTGATGCTCTTCCCATCCAAGATGAAAAAGAAGTAGCATATAAATCCTGTGTACCAGGTGTGATGCACGCATGTGGTCATGATGTTCACACCGCAGGATTATTGGGAGTTGCTAAGGTTTTAAGTGAGCATCGTGCAGAATTGCCTGGGACCGTCGTATTTATTCATCAGTTTGCTGAAGAGTTGTTACCGGGTGGAGCGATCTCGATGATTGAAGCGGGATGCCTTGACGGAGTAGATGTTATTTACTGTGCCCATGTTTCTTCTGAGCATCCTGTAGGAGTTGTTGGTGTAAAAGCTGGCTATCTCATGGCGGCGGCCGATTCTTTTTCCATTCAAATAACTGGTAAAGGTGGTCATGGCGCTTATCCGCATAAAACGATTGATCCGTTAGTGATTGGGAGCCAATTGGTACTAAATCTTCAGCAAATCGTCAGTAGACGCGTCGATCCTCTTCAAGCGGCAGTGTTGACAGTGGGAAGCTTTCAAGCGGGCAAAGCGTTTAATGTAATTCCACATTCGGTTTCCTTATCTGGAACCGTACGTACATTTAATGAGGATGTCCGGCAAACGATCGAAACCTCACTTAGACAAATCACCAAAACTACCTGTGAAGGTGCTGGGGCAACGGTTACGGTCGAATATGAGCGCGGCTATCCTGCTGTATGTAACGAAGAGAAAGAAACAGAGCGTATCCATCAACTCGCAAAGCTTTTGGTAGGTGAAGAGCAAGCGAAAGTCTTAGAAGCTCGCATGGGTGCTGAAGATTTTGCTTATTATTTACAGAAAGTACCTGGTACGTTCTTCTATGTGGGTGGACGAAATCCAGAAATTAACGCAACCTATCCACATCATCATCCCATGTTTGACGTGGATGAGCGCTCCATGCTTGTGACGGGCAAGCTGTTTATTTCGGCGGTAATGAACTATCTGACTGAAGGGAAAATGCTGCCGGAAGTACAGGAACAAAAAGTAGGATTAGGATCATAG